From a region of the Elusimicrobiota bacterium genome:
- the yqeK gene encoding bis(5'-nucleosyl)-tetraphosphatase (symmetrical) YqeK — MINEKNIQKIKKHLRGFLPSARFKHSLGVAKVALLLAKKYGISKGKAYVAALLHDIGKGYTRNGMIKYINKHRIKIDNKNDLIKYGISLAHGNISAHIARNKFGVKDHEVLNAIISHTLGKPRMSKLAKIIYLADASSPDRRHPYVKKLRNRINLNLDNALLYSMGNKLSYVLKKKKWIHPDAVKAWNSVIKKRNPNEI; from the coding sequence ATGATTAATGAAAAAAATATCCAGAAAATAAAAAAACACCTGAGAGGTTTTTTACCTTCAGCCCGTTTCAAGCATTCCTTGGGGGTGGCAAAAGTTGCGCTGCTCCTTGCCAAAAAATACGGCATATCAAAAGGGAAAGCCTACGTGGCCGCGCTTTTGCATGATATTGGCAAAGGCTACACGCGAAACGGGATGATAAAATACATAAATAAACACAGAATAAAAATTGACAATAAAAATGATCTGATTAAATACGGAATTTCTCTTGCCCACGGAAATATCAGCGCCCATATCGCAAGAAATAAGTTCGGCGTAAAAGACCATGAGGTTTTAAACGCGATAATCTCTCATACGCTCGGCAAACCAAGAATGAGCAAACTTGCCAAAATAATATATCTTGCGGACGCTTCGTCTCCTGACAGGAGGCATCCTTATGTTAAAAAATTAAGAAATAGGATTAATTTAAATCTTGATAACGCCCTTCTTTACTCTATGGGAAATAAACTTTCATACGTTTTAAAAAAGAAGAAGTGGATTCACCCGGATGCCGTTAAAGCGTGGAACAGCGTAATAAAAAAGAGAAATCCAAATGAAATTTAA